In Parus major isolate Abel chromosome 1, Parus_major1.1, whole genome shotgun sequence, the following proteins share a genomic window:
- the LOC107212077 gene encoding uncharacterized protein LOC107212077: MAFPESTGFPPALIWGFVLFLALKEPIQSDTIIIATLGGEANFHCNFSLLMDILQVTWQQRNGTSFQPHGLRLIESFQKKVLFTRGSKASAVTLQNLTLEADSYYRCIFNVFHHGSFSIEICLNIQSKFSTNSFSLSGTQFGSDELRRWRCHYTIQHMEIFHAAACPWWIVSRLSYWNYYLTNCPFNSTIYDRNINLFAILFPRQKTQCTQNSCKGDRLLQQDLGERASVSLHTLEDQHITYQNEVTQTPKASNDYSHSPLGISVCPAMSLLHGTVTLGR, from the exons ATGGCCTTCCCTGAGTCAACTGGTTTTCCTCCTGCCCTAATCTGgggatttgttttgttcctAGCTTTAAAGGAACCCATCCAATCTGATACCATCATCATAGCCACGCTTGGGGGAGAGGCAAATTTCCATTGCAACTTCTCGCTCCTAATGGATATTTTGCAGGTCACCTGGCAGCAAAGAAATGGAACTTCCTTCCAGCCACATGGGCTGAGGCTGATAGAGTCATTTCAGAAGAAGGTGCTTTTCACTAGAGGCTCAAAGGCCTCAGCTGTCACCCTCCAAAATCTCACACTCGAGGCTGATTCTTATTACAGATGCATTTTCAATGTGTTCCATCATGGCTCCTTCAGCATAGAGATATGCCTCAACATCCAAAGTAAGTTTTCCACTAactccttctctctttctggcACACAGTTTGGGTCTGATGAGCTCAGGAGGTGGAGATGTCATTATACTATCCAGCACATGGAGATTTTCCATGCAGCAGCATGTCCTTGGTGGATAGTGTCCAGATTGTCATACTGGAATTATTACCTAACCAACTGTCCTTTTAATTCGACAATATATGACAGGAATATTAACCTATTTGCCATA TTATTCCCCAGGCAGAAGACACAGTGTACCCAGAACTCCTGCAAAGGAGACAGGCTTTTACAGCAAGACCTAGGTGAGAGAGCCTCTGTGAGCCTGCACACACTGGAAGATCAGCACATCACTTATCAAAACGAGGTAACACAAACACCCAAGGCTTCTAATGATTATTCACATTCTCCATTAGGGATCTCTGTTTGTCCTGCCATGTCTCTGCTGCATGGGACAGTCACACTGGGTAGATGA